One window from the genome of Oreochromis niloticus isolate F11D_XX linkage group LG20, O_niloticus_UMD_NMBU, whole genome shotgun sequence encodes:
- the LOC102081688 gene encoding uncharacterized protein LOC102081688 isoform X3 codes for MALQDRPLKGGKNELPDTLKVAEGARVMLTRNIDIQNGLVNGAFGKLLRVVYSENDQHIIKLGLKMDNETSGKNNRTPADNMVYIERAEENLKQKGVVQRQFPVKLAFACTIHKVQGMTTTSAVVSLKSIFEPGMAYVAVSRVTSLSGLYLLDMEEKKIFTNPEITAALENMRQANLDDMMPLLHVRQTLSRSEVFTIVHHNTEGLPAHINDIKSHHELCLADVLCLTETHLRGSFVAESLHLENYNLFKRNRHLSYTNFPQMANRSGGGVAVYVKSDIQVHEKQYIHNVTDLEFLALKVEAPVSALIAVVYRPPDYTLRPFLKNLCKQTNPGAV; via the coding sequence ATGGCACTACAAGACAGACCATTGAAAGGAGGTAAAAACGAGTTACCAGACACACTGAAAGTTGCAGAAGGAGCTCGTGTCATGCTCACCAGAAACATTGACATACAAAATGGTTTGGTTAATGGAGCTTTTGGAAAACTACTTAGAGTAGTTTACTCTGAAAATGACCAACACATCATCAAGCTTGGACTTAAAATGGATAATGAGACATCTGGAAAGAATAACCGCACACCAGCAGACAACATGGtgtacattgagagagcagaggagaatctAAAGCAGAAAGGAGTGGTACAAAGACAGTTCCCAGTAAAGTTGGCCTTTGCATGTACAATACATAAGGTACAAGGTATGACAACCACATCAGCTGTTGTCTCTCTTAAGAGCATTTTTGAGCCCGGCATGGCCTACGTAGCTGTCAGTAgagtgacgtctctcagtggactgtATCTTCTTGatatggaggagaaaaaaatattcaccaaTCCAGAAATCACTGCAGCGCTTGAGAACATGAGACAAGCCAACCTTGATGACATGATGCCTCTTCTACATGTGAGACAAACACTGAGCAGGTCAGAGGTTttcaccattgttcatcataacACAGAGGGACTGCCAGCTCACATTAATGACATCAAGAGTCACCATGAATTGTgtctagcagatgttttgtgcctaacagaaacacacctgCGGGGCTCTTTTGTCGCAGAGAGTCTCCACTTGGAAAATTACAAtttgttcaaacgcaacagacacctgtcctacacaaactttccccagatggcaaacagaagtggtggtggagttgctGTTTATGTGAAAAGTGACATTCAAGTGCATGAAAAACAGTACATCCATAATGTAACTGACCTTGAATTTCTGGCTTTAAAGGTTGAAGCACCA
- the LOC102081688 gene encoding uncharacterized protein LOC102081688 isoform X4: MALQDRPLKGGKNELPDTLKVAEGARVMLTRNIDIQNGLVNGAFGKLLRVVYSENDQHIIKLGLKMDNETSGKNNRTPADNMVYIERAEENLKQKGVVQRQFPVKLAFACTIHKVQGMTTTSAVVSLKSIFEPGMAYVAVSRVTSLSGLYLLDMEEKKIFTNPEITAALENMRQANLDDMMPLLHVRQTLSRSEVFTIVHHNTEGLPAHINDIKSHHELCLADVLCLTETHLRGSFVAESLHLENYNLFKRNRHLSYTNFPQMANRSGGGVAVYVKSDIQVHEKQYIHNVTDLEFLALKVEAPVSALIAVVYRPPDYTLRPFLKNLS, encoded by the coding sequence ATGGCACTACAAGACAGACCATTGAAAGGAGGTAAAAACGAGTTACCAGACACACTGAAAGTTGCAGAAGGAGCTCGTGTCATGCTCACCAGAAACATTGACATACAAAATGGTTTGGTTAATGGAGCTTTTGGAAAACTACTTAGAGTAGTTTACTCTGAAAATGACCAACACATCATCAAGCTTGGACTTAAAATGGATAATGAGACATCTGGAAAGAATAACCGCACACCAGCAGACAACATGGtgtacattgagagagcagaggagaatctAAAGCAGAAAGGAGTGGTACAAAGACAGTTCCCAGTAAAGTTGGCCTTTGCATGTACAATACATAAGGTACAAGGTATGACAACCACATCAGCTGTTGTCTCTCTTAAGAGCATTTTTGAGCCCGGCATGGCCTACGTAGCTGTCAGTAgagtgacgtctctcagtggactgtATCTTCTTGatatggaggagaaaaaaatattcaccaaTCCAGAAATCACTGCAGCGCTTGAGAACATGAGACAAGCCAACCTTGATGACATGATGCCTCTTCTACATGTGAGACAAACACTGAGCAGGTCAGAGGTTttcaccattgttcatcataacACAGAGGGACTGCCAGCTCACATTAATGACATCAAGAGTCACCATGAATTGTgtctagcagatgttttgtgcctaacagaaacacacctgCGGGGCTCTTTTGTCGCAGAGAGTCTCCACTTGGAAAATTACAAtttgttcaaacgcaacagacacctgtcctacacaaactttccccagatggcaaacagaagtggtggtggagttgctGTTTATGTGAAAAGTGACATTCAAGTGCATGAAAAACAGTACATCCATAATGTAACTGACCTTGAATTTCTGGCTTTAAAGGTTGAAGCACCA